CGTAATGCACGTGCTGATGTGGATTCAATGCAAGTACAAAACGAAGTGCTGTCAAATTTAACACAGCAGTCTACATTTATTTATGATGCATTTGAAGCTTCTGCAAAAGTTGCTGCAATTGTTGTCAACGGACAAGAAACTTCAACTGCTTCTGAAGGTGAAGAAGCGTTGGTTATTCTATCCGAAACACCGTTCTATGCTGAAATGGGTGGACAAATTGCCGATACAGGTATCATTGAAGCAGACGGATTCACTGCTATCGTAAAAGATGTTCAAAAAGCACCAAATGGCCAGCCATTGCACACTGTTGTAGTAGAATCGGGTGAAATGAATGTCGGCGATTTGGCTACTGCAAAAGTAGATGAAGCAAAACGTAAATTAATCCTTAAAAACCATACAGCAACACACTTAATGCACCGTGCATTAAAAGATGTATTAGGTGACCATGTAGCACAAGCAGGTTCTTATGTAGGACCGGACCGTTTACGCTTTGACTTCTCTCACTTTGGCGCTGCAACGAAAGAAGAACTTGCGCAAGTTGAGCGTGCGGTGAACGAAAAAATTTGGGAAGATATCGAAGTCGTTATTCAGGAAATGGATATTGATTCTGCAAAAGCGATGGGTGCAATGGCACTGTTCGGTGAAAAATATGGTGATGTTGTCCGTGTTGTAGCTGTTTCGGATTATTCGATTGAACTTTGCGGTGGACTGCATGTAAGCCGTTCATCTGAAATCGGCATTTTCAAAATCGTATCTGAAAGCGGTATCGGTGCAGGTACACGCCGTATCGAGGCTGTTACAGGAAAAGCGGCATATGAAGCAATCAAAGAAGAAGAAGCGATCTTAAATGAAGCAGCTGGCCTTTTAAAATCAAATGCTAAAGACGTGGCAACTCGTGTTGCAACACTTCAAGCGGATTACAAAGAACTTCAACGCGAAAATGATACATTGTCTCAAAAAATCGCAAATGCACAAGCTGGCGCAGTATTGGATGCAGCACAAAAAATTGGTGATGTGACAGTACTTGCTACTCGTGTAGAAGCAAAAGACAATAATCAATTACGCCAGATGATGGATGATTTAAAAGGAAAAATGGAATCAGCCGTTATTGTTCTTGGGGCTGTTGATGGCGAGAAAGTAATGTTATGCGCGGGTGTAACGAAAGATATCGTAGGTGGAAACTATCACGCTGGGAACATTGTGAAGCAAGTTGCTGAAGCTTGCGGCGGTAAAGGCGGCGGTCGTCCGGATATGGCAATGGCCGGTGCAAAAGATGCTGCCAAACTGGAAGAAGCATTAAATGCTGTTTACGAACATGTAAAATCTTTCTAAACATCTAAATTTTACTACTGGCATATTTGAAGTGCTTGCAGGAATAAGTTATAATGATATAAATGGAGATGGGAGAGTGTGATTCATCTCCTCATTGCTGAAAGCGAGGTGCTGGTCTTGAGTTCTTTCGATAAAACAATGAAATTCAGTTTTCCAGAAGAATCCATGGAACAAGAAGTAAAGCAAGTGATGCTGAAGGTGTATACGGCTTTAGAGGAAAAAGGGTATAATCCAACAAATCAAATTGTAGGGTATTTATTATCTGGCGACCCGGCATACATCCCTCGCCACCAGGACGCACGTAATTTAATCCGCAAGCTTGAACGTGACGAGATTTTAGAGGAGCTCGTTAGATTTTATATTAGAAAGAATACTGAGGCGGATAAATGAGAATTATGGGTTTAGACGTCGGCTCGAAAACAGTCGGCGTTGCAATTAGCGATGCGCTAGGGTGGACAGCGCAAGGAATCGAGACGATAAAAATCGATGAAGCGGCAGGTAAATTTGGTATTGAACGTATCAATGAGCTTGTAAAGGAACACAATGTAACAGAATTTGTTGTAGGCTACCCGAAAAACATGAATAATTCAATCGGTCCCCGAGGGGAAGCTTCTGAAAGCTATAAAAAACTGCTGGAAGATACATTTGGTTTTCCTGTTAAGCTTTGGGACGAGCGTATGACAACGATGGCTGCTGAACGTATGCTGATCGAAGCAGACGTAAGCCGTAAAAAAAGAAAGCTAGTTATTGATAAAATGGCTGCTGTCATGATTTTACAAGGTTATTTAGATAGTAAAAACTAAAGTTGCTCTACATGAGGCTTTTTTGTACTTATCCGAAAAGGCTTTATGTATAATGTATTGAGCAGTAACAGGCACCAATGCCTAAATATTATGAAGAGGTGACGATCATGTCAGAACAACAAAATCATATTACAGTAGTCGATGAAAACGGCAACGAACAACTTTGCGAAATTTTACACACTTTCGATTCAGAAGAGTTCGGTAAATCATACGTATTATATTCTTTAGTAGGCGCAGAAGAAGACGAAGATGGCGCAGTTGAAATTTTCGCATCTGCATTCGTTCCTGCTGAAAACGGTGAAGATGGCGAATTAACGCCGATTGAAACAGAAGCAGAATGGGATTTAATCGAAGAAGTATTAAATCAGATTGAAGACGAATTAGGCGAAGAAGAATAATTCATTTGACACAATAAAAACAGAGTGGGTGATGAGCCTGCTCTGTTTTATTCATTGGGAGGAATTAGTTTGGAAGAAAATATTTTTATTTTGCAAAAAGAAGACGGCGGAGAGCAACAATGCCGCGTTGTATTTACATTTGATTCGGAAGATCATTCATATGTTTTATTCTCATTAATCGGTGATGAAGAAGCAGGTATTTCTGCACTTCGCTATGTTCTCGACGAGAATGGCGAAATGAGCGGCTTTGCGGATATTGAAACAGATGAAGAATGGTCAATGGTTGAAGAAGTTATGAATACGGTACTAGACGAATTTGGCTCGGATCAGACAAATTACTTCACAATCACGAATGAAGATGATGAAGAAGTTATGTGCCAAATATTACACCGCTTTGAAAGCAACGGCAAAAATTACTTATTCTATGCAATTATGGAAGACGATGAGCCTGTACTGGAGGAAGTATATGCTTCTGCCTATATCGCTGGCGATAACGGTGAAGTAGCGGACTTGCTTCCTATCGAAACAGACGAAGAGTGGGAAATGGTAGAACAAGTATTAAACTCATTGGCACAAAACTAATTTCAAGAACCTTACTGACGATTTATACGGCAGTAGGGTTTTTTTATTGTTCAAATTTAGACAAAAACGAACATTTTCTATTATAAAACGTCGCAAATAGTGAGAATTTCCATACCTTTCATGGCTCTATATTGTGTCGAAAGAGATTTTTATGTATCATTATGGGAGAGAAAAAGGGGGGACTCCCGTGCTAGACGAAAATAAGAAGCAAGAAATG
This window of the Solibacillus isronensis genome carries:
- a CDS encoding IreB family regulatory phosphoprotein codes for the protein MSSFDKTMKFSFPEESMEQEVKQVMLKVYTALEEKGYNPTNQIVGYLLSGDPAYIPRHQDARNLIRKLERDEILEELVRFYIRKNTEADK
- the ruvX gene encoding Holliday junction resolvase RuvX; translated protein: MRIMGLDVGSKTVGVAISDALGWTAQGIETIKIDEAAGKFGIERINELVKEHNVTEFVVGYPKNMNNSIGPRGEASESYKKLLEDTFGFPVKLWDERMTTMAAERMLIEADVSRKKRKLVIDKMAAVMILQGYLDSKN
- a CDS encoding DUF1292 domain-containing protein, producing the protein MSEQQNHITVVDENGNEQLCEILHTFDSEEFGKSYVLYSLVGAEEDEDGAVEIFASAFVPAENGEDGELTPIETEAEWDLIEEVLNQIEDELGEEE
- a CDS encoding DUF1292 domain-containing protein; the encoded protein is MEENIFILQKEDGGEQQCRVVFTFDSEDHSYVLFSLIGDEEAGISALRYVLDENGEMSGFADIETDEEWSMVEEVMNTVLDEFGSDQTNYFTITNEDDEEVMCQILHRFESNGKNYLFYAIMEDDEPVLEEVYASAYIAGDNGEVADLLPIETDEEWEMVEQVLNSLAQN